The segment GCTTCTTTCTTGGTCAGTTTATCGAAAGTACCGTCTTGTGACTGAACTTCCAGATCTTTCAGACGCTTGATTGACTGACGAACAGTTTTCCAGTTAGTCAGCATCCCACCTAACCAACGGTGGTTTACGAAATATTGATCACAGCTTCCAGCAGCTTCTTGAACGGCTTCGCTTGCAGCACGTTTAGTACCAACAAACAGAATCTTGCCTTTACGAGAAGCAATTTTAGTCAACTCAGCCAGAGCTTCGTTGAACATTGGAACAGTCTTTTCCAAGTTGATGATATGAACTTTGTTACGAGCGCCGAAAATGAAAGGTTTCATTTTAGGGTTCCAGTAACGAGTCTGGTGACCAAAGTGAACGCCCGCTTGTAACATATCGCGCATGGAAACAGTTGCCATTTTATACCTCTGTATATAAGTAATTGGGGTTATGCCTCCACGAATCCCATGCTACCGACTCTATAGCTGCGTCTAAACGCATAAGAGCACCCCGGCGCACGTGCCGATTCGTGTGTGTTATTACACAATTGAGTTTTAGTTTACGCACATCCAATCGATGCCTTTAAGATTCACTCACTAATCCAAATTAGATTAAAAAATGAGATAAAGAGAAAAATATGGATTGCCGGCGCGCTTTATATCATAAAATGCAGTTACAATCCAATAATTGTTGTTTTTTTCGCTGATAAAAACCAAGCGCATTATTCAAATCTCAACGAATTTTGCCCGTTACAAAAGAACCACTGAGCAAATATAGAACAACAACAAAACGATAGCGAAAAATGGCCAAGATGAAAAACTCATCATCAAAAATCGACTGGCGATTTTGACAATTTGTGCTCTAAAAAGCTCAATTTGAACAAACCACGCCTGAGGCTTGGCTTACCCTGTGCTCCATTATCTGTTTTTAATCGGCTTGTATAATCGGATTGTGGGCATCTAAACATATCGCCTACTAGTTGGCAGAAAATGCGGTGACTGTTACCATACTCGGCATCAACGGTAAAAATGTCGCAACAATTGCCCATTTCCAAACCCTTTTTTTAACATGTCGCAAATCCCTGCTGACATATATGGACTGAACTCATGGCTATTATTATCAAAACTGAAGAAGATATTCAGAAAATGCGTGTTGCTGGTCGCCTAGCAGCTGAAGTGTTAGAAATGATCGCACCGCATGTTGTGCCGGGAGTCAGTACAGGTGAATTGGATCGCCTTTGCCACAAACACATTGTTGAGCAACAACAAGCGATCCCAGCCTGCCTTGACTACCATGGTTTCCCTAAGTCTGTTTGTATTTCTGTGAATGATGTTATCTGCCACGGCATTCCAAGCGACGATAAAATTCTGAAAGATGGTGATGTGGTTAACATCGACGTCACTGTCATCAAAAATGGTTTCCACGGCGATACCTCTAAAATGTTCATCGTCGGTAAACCGACTATCCAAGGTGAGCGCCTGTGCCAAGTGACGCAAGAGAGTCTGTATCTGGCAATCCGAATGGTGAAACCAGGTATTCGTTTACGCACCATTGGTAAAGCCATTCAAGAATTTGTTGAGAAACAAGACCTGTCCGTTGTTCGTGAATATTGCGGCCACGGTATCGGTGAAGGCTTCCATGAAGAGCCACAAGTTCTGCATTATGATGCCGATGACAGCGGCGTTGTGCTGCAAAAAGGCATGACTTTCACTATCGAACCAATGGTGAATACCGGTGATTTCCGTATCCGTACCATGAAAGATGGCTGGACAGTCAAAACTAAAGACCGTGGTTGGTCTGCACAGTACGAACACACTTTAGCAGTGACTGACAACGGCTGTG is part of the Providencia zhijiangensis genome and harbors:
- the map gene encoding type I methionyl aminopeptidase, which translates into the protein MAIIIKTEEDIQKMRVAGRLAAEVLEMIAPHVVPGVSTGELDRLCHKHIVEQQQAIPACLDYHGFPKSVCISVNDVICHGIPSDDKILKDGDVVNIDVTVIKNGFHGDTSKMFIVGKPTIQGERLCQVTQESLYLAIRMVKPGIRLRTIGKAIQEFVEKQDLSVVREYCGHGIGEGFHEEPQVLHYDADDSGVVLQKGMTFTIEPMVNTGDFRIRTMKDGWTVKTKDRGWSAQYEHTLAVTDNGCEILTLRKEEEPFISAVLINE
- the rpsB gene encoding 30S ribosomal protein S2, translating into MATVSMRDMLQAGVHFGHQTRYWNPKMKPFIFGARNKVHIINLEKTVPMFNEALAELTKIASRKGKILFVGTKRAASEAVQEAAGSCDQYFVNHRWLGGMLTNWKTVRQSIKRLKDLEVQSQDGTFDKLTKKEALMRTRELGKLENSLGGIKDMGGLPDALFVIDADHEHIAIKEANNLGIPVFAIVDTNSDPDGIDFVIPGNDDAIRAIKLYLGAVANTVREGRSQDLAVQAEESLVEAE